A genomic region of Paramormyrops kingsleyae isolate MSU_618 chromosome 19, PKINGS_0.4, whole genome shotgun sequence contains the following coding sequences:
- the il17a/f3 gene encoding interleukin 17a/f3, with translation MAPALNTRYATVLKAFFISGTLLLVLGVYGVDDKVGQSNRKQERSSRSKDRKMAGVLDRAPRRTMDAVKLVFDTDATFPQPVPYDPSQSSISPWNYSSITDDNLIPPVIPQAYCLKEGCLDADGVEDMNLISKPILLQIMVLRRVNQKNRIVLKMEKKMVSVGCTCVRPFVLSQD, from the exons GTTTTGAAAGCTTTCTTTATTTCTGGGACCCTGCTGCTTGTGTTGGGCGTGTATGGAGTCGATGACAAGGTGGGGCAAAGCAACAGGAAGCAGGAACGTTCGTCACGGAGCAAAGATCGAAAGATGGCGGGCGTGCTAGACAGGGCGCCGAGGAGGACCATGGATGCTGTGAAGCTGGTGTTTGACACAGACGCCACGTTCCCCCAGCCAGTTCCATATGACCCGTCTCAGAGTTCCATATCACCATGGAATTACAG CTCCATCACAGATGATAACCTGATTCCTCCAGTCATCCCCCAAGCTTATTGCCTGAAAGAGGGCTGTCTGGATGCCGACGGAGTGGAGGACATGAACTTGATCTCCAAACCCATCCTCCTCCAGATCATGGTCCTGAGGAGAGTGAACCAGAAGAACCGCATTGTCCTCAAGATGGAAAAAAAGATGGTCAGCGTCGGCTGCACCTGCGTCCGCCCATTTGTCCTGTCTCAAGATTAA